The genomic segment TCCGGGCGCCGGCGCTCGCGTACCGGGTCTCGTCGTCGCCCGTGGCGATGTTCACCACCCGCCAGTCGGTGCCCGCCGCGTTCGCCGGGGCGGTCCACAGGGACGCCTTCCGGCCGTCGGCGGAGACCGCGGTGGTGGCGAGGTAGTCGAGCCGGGCGACGGGTGCGCCGGGTTCCCCCGCGACGAAGGCCGGATCGAGGGTGCGCACGGGGACGGTGTTGCCCTCGATACGCGGTGCGGCGGCCGCCAGGGAGGCGGCGGACGTCCGGCCGCCCGTCTCCTCCCGGGCGAAGAACCGGGAGAGCGTGGTCATGGTCGACGCGTCGGTGACCGTCTCCCGGGCGGCGGCCAGGGTGGCCTTGCTGAGGGCGGGGTCCGGCACGGGCCCGGTGTCCGCCGACGCCTGTGGTGCGGCGAGGGCGAGCAGTGCGGCGCCGGTGAGCGCGGCGGCCGCGGCGACGCGCGCGGGGGCGCGCCGGGACGTGCGGCCGGTCGCGCGGCCGTGGGTGGAGGTCATGGCGTCACGCTCCGATCCGGTAGAGGGAGTGGGTCCAGGAGAACTCGTTGTTGTTGACGTACCAGGCGTGCGACGCCCAGTTGTAGCGGTTGTTGGAGGGCCAGGGATCGCCCCAGTACACCCAGCTGTTGGCGTCGTCGTACCCGTACAGCACATGCATGTGCCCACCGCCCGACGACCACTGGATGCGGCTCTCCACGGGCCGTCCGGCGGCTATCTCGGCCTGAACGGTCGGGTAGCGCAGCCAGCCGGTGACGTACGAGCCCGGCCGGACACCGGCCCAGGACAGGCCGGCCTGGACGTTGTCGAGCGCGGCCTGCGAGTTGGGGCACTCGTAGCCCTGGGCCCGGTTGAAGGCGGCGTTGCAGAACTGGTTCTGGGAGTAGTTCCGGCCGAACCAGGTGGCGATGGTGTTGCCGGAGGCCGCCCAGCACCAGTTGGTCTTCTGCTGGGCCTGCATGGTGATGTCGAGCCGCCGTGCGGCGGCGAGCGATCCGGCCGGGGCCGGGGCGCCGACGGCGGCGGGCGCGGGGGCGGCGGCGGTGGACCGGCCCGTGGCGACGACGGGCGGAGCGGCGGTCGTGGCGTTCGCCGACGCGGTCGGCAGGGTGAGCACCACGGCGGCGAGGGTGGCGGCGACCGACAGCCGTCCTGACCGGATTCTGCGGTTGCGCATGACGTTCCTCCCATGAAGTGGGGGTGGTTCGGCGGGAGCGTGTCCGGACGCTGTCGAGGAGCATCAACCGTTGTCAGGAGCTGGTCAACGCGCTTCAATGCGGGATGACACGCCGGTGTGAACGGCACGGCTGAAGTGTGAACAGGCGTCCCCGGCCCACCTGCGTTCAGCACCCCTTCGACGCGGCTTCCCACACCCGCTTCGTGAACGTTCACCGGAGGTCCCCATGCGGCAGATCGAGGCCGAACTGGCACAGGTCCTGCGTACCGGCCCGTTCCATCTGGCGCTACGCACCGCTCTCTCGGCGCGCGGCCTGCCGCTCCAGCGCGTACGGCACCACCTCGCGCACCGTGGTGTGAAGGTCGGCGTGACGAGCCTGAGCTACTGGCA from the Streptomyces sp. AM 4-1-1 genome contains:
- a CDS encoding papain-like cysteine protease family protein translates to MRNRRIRSGRLSVAATLAAVVLTLPTASANATTAAPPVVATGRSTAAAPAPAAVGAPAPAGSLAAARRLDITMQAQQKTNWCWAASGNTIATWFGRNYSQNQFCNAAFNRAQGYECPNSQAALDNVQAGLSWAGVRPGSYVTGWLRYPTVQAEIAAGRPVESRIQWSSGGGHMHVLYGYDDANSWVYWGDPWPSNNRYNWASHAWYVNNNEFSWTHSLYRIGA